The following proteins come from a genomic window of Malus sylvestris chromosome 4, drMalSylv7.2, whole genome shotgun sequence:
- the LOC126618516 gene encoding hypothetical protein At1g04090-like: MLGCECWWWSSRDYQLCDYSEPQPFSLPSPLPHWPQGEGFATGRIRLGEIEVTQITKFESIWSCNLSRGKSKGVTFYRPAGIPDGFFCLGYYCQPNDQPLQGYVLVARETVARRAEDGCTRDSALELPALEKPVNYSLVCNADLSENGCGYIWLPNPPVGYKAMGFVVTDMPEEPSPEEVRCVREDLTETCETCDRILAMDSKFEVWNTRPCKRGMFCTGVSVGTFFCSTYLDSNEELQVSCLKNFDSSLHSMPNLNQIHSLIEHYGPTVFFHPNEVYMPSSVQWFFKNGALLYREDTGNGEPIDHRGSNLPGGGKDDSDFWIDLPNDDEAKILLKAGNIDSAELYVHVKPALGGTFTDIAMWVFCPFNGPSAIKIGLVSFALNKIGEHVGDWEHFTLRVNNFTGELWQVYFSEHSGGRWVDAFDLEFIEGNKPIVYSSKHGHSSYAHPGTYIQGSSKFDIGVRNDAARSKFFIDSSTKYQIVAAEYLGKGVISEPCWLQYMRDWGPTIVYDGREELDKLIDRLPFFVRFSVENLIELFPTQLYGEEGPTGPKEKDNWLGDER; encoded by the exons ATGTTGGGGTGTGAGTGTTGGTGGTGGAGCAGCCGTGACTACCAACTGTGCGATTACTCAGAGCCACAGCCCTTCTCTCTGCCTTCACCTCTTCCACACTGGCCTCAAG GCGAAGGATTTGCTACTGGAAGAATACGCCTCGGAGAAATTGAAGTTACCCAAATAACCAAGTTTGAGAGCATCTGGAGCTGCAATCTGTCGCGTGGAAAATCAAAGGGTGTCACATTTTATAGACCTGCAGGTATCCCTGATGGCTTCTTTTGCCTCGGTTACTACTGCCAGCCCAATGACCAGCCATTGCAAGGGTATGTTCTTGTGGCTCGTGAAACAGTTGCCAGAAGGGCGGAAGATGGTTGTACCCGGGACTCAGCATTAGAGTTACCAGCTTTAGAAAAACCGGTTAACTACTCGTTAGTCTGCAATGCGGATTTAAGTGAAAATGGTTGTGGTTATATTTGGTTGCCAAACCCACCTGTTGGTTATAAGGCCATGGGTTTTGTGGTCACTGACATGCCTGAGGAACCCAGCCCTGAAGAAGTTAGATGCGTACGAGAAGATCTTACAGAGACTTGTGAAACATGTGATCGGATACTTGCAATGGATTCAAAATTTGAGGTGTGGAATACACGACCCTGCAAACGAGGTATGTTCTGCACTGGTGTTTCGGTTGGTACATTCTTTTGCAGTACCTACTTGGATTCTAATGAAGAGCTACAAGTTTCTTGCTTGAAGAATTTTGATTCGTCCTTGCACTCAATGCCAAATCTGAACCAGATTCATTCGCTAATTGAGCACTACGGTCCCACAGTGTTCTTCCATCCTAATGAGGTTTATATGCCATCTTCGGTACAATGGTTTTTCAAAAATGGGGCACTTTTGTACCGGGAAGACACTGGGAATGGTGAACCGATTGATCACAGAGGCTCCAATTTGCCTGGTGGAGGGAAAGATGACAGTGATTTTTGGATAGATTTGCCAAATGATGATGAAGCTAAAATTCTTCTCAAGGCTGGAAACATAGACAGCGCGGAGCTTTACGTTCATGTAAAACCAGCACTGGGAGGAACTTTTACAGATATTGCCATGTGGGTGTTCTGCCCCTTCAACGGACCATCCGCCATTAAAATTGGTTTGGTAAGTTTTGCATTGAACAAGATAGGCGAACATGTCGGTGACTGGGAGCACTTCACTCTCCGAGTGAACAACTTCACCGGAGAACTCTGGCAAGTGTACTTCTCAGAGCACAGCGGTGGCAGATGGGTGGATGCTTTTGACTTGGAGTTCATTGAAGGCAATAAGCCGATTGTGTATTCTTCAAAACACGGTCATAGCAGCTACGCTCATCCCGGGACTTACATCCAGGGTTCATCGAAGTTTGACATAGGGGTAAGGAATGACGCTGCTCGGAGCAAGTTTTTCATTGATTCGAGCACCAAGTATCAAATTGTCGCGGCCGAGTACCTTGGCAAGGGCGTTATATCCGAACCATGTTGGTTGCAGTATATGCGAGACTGGGGTCCGACCATTGTGTATGATGGACGAGAGGAGCTAGATAAGTTGATTGATCGTCTTCCCTTCTTTGTTCGATTCTCGGTCGAGAACTTAATCGAGTTGTTTCCAACGCAACTCTACGGGGAGGAAGGACCAACTGGCCCTAAGGAGAAGGACAATTGGTTAGGAGATGAAAGATAA
- the LOC126618515 gene encoding protein CHROMATIN REMODELING 20-like isoform X1 codes for MEESHEQMEENGEQVEESHEQVENIGSASSGSDSDSFIDDSEVDEVSISGEDEKLKPEEPLSDKEIEELIAEFLEVESKAAEAQEALEKESLAKVESEVRKELAQTLHGDNLEAAVAEEMDTLIEEWQAELDELETESAHLLEQLDGAGIELPSLYKCIESQAPNGCCTEAWKRRIHWIGSQETGEFTKSRADAEQYLQTHRPVRRRHGKLLEDGASGFLQKKLAIDGSKDAVTADVDYWGSFNKLFSDGATAGDASFGSKHWASVYLASTPQQAAEMGLKFPGVNEVEEIDDIDGNSGDPFVAAAVANERELDLTEEQKKNYRKVKEEDDVNVDRKLQIRLKRRRHRKRSKQDAGRKDFCLVDREIGSNMDLSSSMLDSSISISNGKIDEDLETANNIDQESITSNGSSPVTSSSEARGSKRLSEDEELNIDNKRSRTVIIDSDDDTPLKDNSDCNAIKSEDQSYVEENICIAATGGLPSQSLNDKLYCTACSKHAVEVCSHPLLKVIICADCRCLLEKKMQVKDPDCSECYCGWCGQSKDLVNCKSCKTLVCATCIKRNIGEECLSDAQTSGWQCCFCCPSLLKTLTSQLEQAISSQDLIISSSDSDSDSSDSEIDVAISSKRRRKKKIRRIIDDTELGEETRRKIAIEKERQERLMSLQVQFSAKSKMKSFATCNGRLPEGASAEVLGDASAGYIVNVVREKGEEAVRIPPSISAKLKAHQITGVRFIWENIIQSVRKVKAGDKGLGCILAHMMGLGKTFQVIAFLYTAMRSIDLGLNTALIVTPVNVLHNWRQEFMKWRPSELKPLRIFMLEDVSRDRRAELLAKWRRKGGVFLIGYSAFRNLSFGKNVKDRQIATEICHALQDGTDILVCDEAHVIKNTRADVTQALKQVKCQRRIALTGSPLQNNLMEYYCMVDFVREGFLGSSHEFRNRFQNPIEYGQHTNSTVDDVKIMNQRSHILYEELKGFVQRMDMNVVKKDLPPKTVFVIAVKLSTVQRKLYKRFLVAHGFTKDKDYNEKIGKRSFFAGYQALAQIWNHPGILQLRKDDKDYERRGDAVENFLADDSSSDENIDYNLGFGEKNVNEILPGKKDDIFRKDWWNDLLHENDYKELDYSGKMVLLLDILATSSDVGDKALVFSQSIPTLDLIELYLSRLPRHGNKGKFWKKGKDWYRLDGRTEGSERQKLVERFNDPLNKRVKCVIISTRAGSLGINLYAANRVIIVDGSWNPTYDLQAIYRAWRYGQTKPVFAYRLMAHGTMEEKIYKRQVTKEGLAARVVDRQQVHRTISKEEMLHLFEFGDDENHVLDQDSVFLNDNVTGKVEILPKHVVPLSQGSCFSDKLMESLLGKHSPRWIANFHEHETLLQENEEEKLTKEEQDMAWEVYRKSFGWEEVQRVPLNESAVDQKPAVSNTASSAPTKSILAESTAKNAFVQRKCTNLSHLLTLRSQGTKQGCTTVCGECGRELSWEEHSRDSRLR; via the exons GAACCATTATCTGATAAAGAAATAGAGGAGCTCATTGCTGAATTTTTGGAGGTTGAGAGTAAG GCTGCCGAGGCTCAAGAGGCACTTGAGAAAGAGTCTCTTGCCAAAGTGGAGAGTGAAGTTAGAAAGGAGTTGGCACAAACTCTTCATGGGGACAAT TTGGAAGCAGCTGTTGCAGAAGAAATGGATACTTTGATAGAAGAGTGGCAAGCTGAGCTTGATGAACTTGAGACTGAGAGCGCTCATTTGTTG GAACAACTTGATGGGGCTGGCATTGAGCTACCGAGCCTTTATAAGTGCATTGAAAGTCAGGCTCCTAATGGTTGCTGCACTGAAGCTTGGAAAAGACGGATACACTGGATAGGGTCTCAAGAGACTGGAGAATTTACCAAGTCAAGGGCTGATGCGGAGCAGTATCTCCAAACCCACAGACCTGTGAGAAG GCGACACGGTAAACTATTGGAGGATGGCGCTAGTGGATTTCTGCAGAAAAAACTAGCCATAGATGGAAGCAAGGATGCTGTGACAGCTGATGTTGATTACTGGGGTTCTTTCAACAAATTATTTTCTGATGGTGCAACTGCGGGTGATGCCTCGTTTGGCAGTAAGCACTGGGCTTCTGTTTATTTGGCCAGTACGCCACAGCAAGCTGCTGAGATGGGACTTAAGTTCCCTGGGGTCAATGAGGTAGAGGAGATTGATGATATTGATggcaattctggtgatccattTGTTGCAGCCGCTGTTGCAAACGAAAGAGAACTGGATCTCACtgaagaacaaaagaaaaattataggAAG gtcaaagaagaagatgatgtaaATGTTGATCGGAAGCTTCAAATTCGTTTGAAACGGAGGAGACATCGAAAGAGAAGTAAACAG GATGCTGGCCGGAAAGATTTTTGCTTAGTTGATCGGGAGATAGGAAGCAACATGGACCTGTCTTCGTCTATGCTTGACTCTTCTATCAGTATCTCAAATGGGAAAATTGATGAAGATTTGGAAACCGCTAATAACATTGACCAAGAAAGCATAACGAGTAATGGTTCTTCTCCAGTGACTAGTTCCAGTGAAGCAAGAGGCTCAAAGCGTCTGAGTGAGGATGAGGAGCTAAACATTGATAATAAGAGGAGTCGAACTGTGATTATAGATAGCGATGATGACACTCCACTGAAAGATAATTCAGACTGCAATGCGATAAAATCTGAGGACCAGTCATATGTGGAAGAGAATATCTGCATAGCTGCCACCGGTGGTCTCCCTTCACAGAGTCTGAATGATAAGCTCTACTGCACTGCTTGTAGTAAGCATGCTGTTGAAGTGTGCTCACATCCACTTCTGAAGGTGATTATTTGTGCAGATTGCAGATGCTTATTGGAAAAAAAGATGCAGGTAAAG GATCCTGATTGCTCTGAGTGTTATTGTGGGTGGTGTGGACAAAGCAAGGACCTAGTAAATTGTAAATCTTGCAAGACATTGGTTTGTGCGACTTGTATAAAGAGGAATATTGGAGAGGAATGCTTATCTGATGCCCAGACCTCTGGCTGGCAATGTTGTTTCTGTTGCCCAAGTCTTCTAAAGACATTGACATCGCAATTAGAGCAAGCAATAAGTTCTCAGGATTTGATAATATCTAGCTCTGATAGTGATTCAGATAGTTCAGATTCAGAGATAGATGTTGCCATAAG TTCtaagaggaggagaaagaagaaaattcgAAGGATCATTGATGATACTGAATTAGGAGAAGAAACCAGAAGGAAAATTGCAATTGAAAAG GAACGTCAAGAACGCTTGATGTCTTTGCAAGTACAATTTTCTGCCAAATCTAAGATGAAGAGCTTTGCAACTTGTAACGGGAGATTACCTGAAGGTGCCAGCGCTGAAGTGCTGGGCGATGCATCAGCTGGTTATATAGTGAATGTTGTGAGGGAAAAAGGTGAAGAAGCAGTTAGAATTCCTCCAAGCATCTCAGCGAAATTGAAGGCTCATCAG ATCACGGGTGTGAGATTTATATGGGAGAATATCATACAGTCAGTCAGAAAAGTGAAGGCTGGGGATAAGGGTCTTGGTTGCATTCTAGCTCACATGATGGGCCTTGGTAAAACTTTCCAG GTCATAGCTTTTCTGTACACTGCAATGAGAAGTATTGATTTGGGATTAAATACTGCACTTATTGTCACCCCTGTGAATGTGCTGCACAATTGGCGTCAAGAGTTCATGAAGTGGAGGCCTTCAGAACTGAAGCCCCTTCGCATCTTCATGCTAGAAGATGTGTCAAG GGATAGAAGAGCAGAATTGCTTGCAAAGTGGAGAAGGAAGGGTGGTGTTTTTTTAATTGGCTACTCGGCTTTTAGAAACTTATCCTTTGGAAAGAATGTGAAGGATAGGCAGATAGCTACAGAAATTTGTCATGCCTTGCAG GATGGAACAGATATACTTGTTTGTGATGAGGCCCATGTTATTAAGAATACCAGGGCTGATGTAACCCAAGCCTTAAAACAAGTGAAATGCCAGAGAAGGATAGCATTAACTGGATCACCACTTCAGAACAATCTCATGGAATATTACTGT ATGGTTGATTTTGTAAGGGAAGGTTTTCTTGGAAGCAGCCATGAGTTTCGGAATCG ATTCCAAAATCCCATAGAGTATGGTCAACATACTAATTCAACTGTGGATGATGTGAAAATCATGAACCAACGGTCTCATATTCTTTATGAAGAGTTGAAAGGATTTGTTCAGAGAATGGACATGAATGTGGTAAAGAAGGACTTACCACCAAAAACTGTGTTTGTAATAGCTGTGAAACTTTCAACCGTACAGAGGAAATTATACAAGAGATTTCTTGTTGCCCACGGATTCACCAAGGACAAGGATTATAATGAAAAGATAGGGAAGAGAAGTTTTTTTGCCGGTTACCAAGCCTTAGCTCAG ATATGGAACCATCCAGGGATCTTGCAACTAAGAAAAGATGACAAAGACTATGAGAGACGTGGAGATGCTGTTGAGAATTTTCTTGCAGATGACAGCTCTAGTGACGAAAACATTGATTATAATTTGGGTTTTGGAG AGAAAAATGTGAATGAGATTTTGCCAGGAAAAAAAGATGACATTTTTCGAAAG GATTGGTGGAATGATCTTCTtcatgaaaatgactataaagAGCTTGATTACAGTGGCAAAATGGTACTCCTGCTTGACATTCTAGCTACGAGTTCTGATGTGGGGGATAAGGCATTGGTATTTAGCCAGAGCATACCAACCCTTGACCTCATCGAACTTTATCTTTCAAGGCTACCTCGACATGGGAACAAAGGGAAGTTTTGGAAGAAAGGAAAAGATTGGTACAG GCTAGATGGGAGAACAGAGGGCTCAGAAAGGCAAAAGCTGGTTGAACGCTTTAATGATCCCCTGAATAAGAGGGTGAAATGTGTTATAATTTCTACTAGAGCTGGATCGTTAGGGATAAATCTCTATGCTGCTAATCGTGTAATAATAGTTGATGGTTCTTGGAATCCAACATACGATCTTCAGGCTATATATCGTGCTTGGAG GTATGGCCAAACAAAGCCAGTGTTTGCTTACAGATTGATGGCACATGGAACTATGGAAGAAAAAATTTATAAGCGTCAGGTAACGAAGGAGGGCCTGGCTGCAAGGGTTGTTGATCGACAACAGGTACATAGGACAATATCTAAGGAAGAGATGTTGCATCTTTTTGAATTTggtgatgatgagaatcatgtGCTTGACCAAGATAGTGTATTCTTGAACGACAATGTGACTGGTAAAGTGGAAATTTTGCCGAAACACGTAGTGCCTCTTTCTCAAGGAAGTTGCTTTTCTGACAAGCTCATGGAAAGTTTACTTGGCAAGCATTCTCCAAG GTGGATCgcaaatttccatgaacatgaGACCCTTTTACAAGAGAACGAAGAAGAAAAGCTCACAAAGGAGGAGCAAGACATGGCTTGGGAAGTATACCGGAAATCATTTGGATGGGAGGAAGTGCAGAGAGTTCCTCTCAATGAATCTGCAGTCGACCAAAAACCAGCTGTATCAAATACTGCCTCATCTGCACCAACGAAGAGCATCCTTGCTGAATCCACGGCGAAGAATGCTTTTGTACAGCGGAAGTGCACTAATCTTTCGCATTTGCTGACGCTAAGAAGTCAGGGCACGAAACAGGGTTGCACCACCGTGTGTGGGGAATGTGGCCGCGAGCTGAGCTGGGAGGAGCACAGTCGAGATAGCAGGCTCAGGTAA
- the LOC126618515 gene encoding protein CHROMATIN REMODELING 20-like isoform X2, translated as MEESHEQMEENGEQVEESHEQVENIGSASSGSDSDSFIDDSEVDEVSISGEDEKLKPEEPLSDKEIEELIAEFLEVESKAAEAQEALEKESLAKVESEVRKELAQTLHGDNLEAAVAEEMDTLIEEWQAELDELETESAHLLEQLDGAGIELPSLYKCIESQAPNGCCTEAWKRRIHWIGSQETGEFTKSRADAEQYLQTHRPVRRRHGKLLEDGASGFLQKKLAIDGSKDAVTADVDYWGSFNKLFSDGATAGDASFGSKHWASVYLASTPQQAAEMGLKFPGVNEVEEIDDIDGNSGDPFVAAAVANERELDLTEEQKKNYRKVKEEDDVNVDRKLQIRLKRRRHRKRSKQDAGRKDFCLVDREIGSNMDLSSSMLDSSISISNGKIDEDLETANNIDQESITSNGSSPVTSSSEARGSKRLSEDEELNIDNKRSRTVIIDSDDDTPLKDNSDCNAIKSEDQSYVEENICIAATGGLPSQSLNDKLYCTACSKHAVEVCSHPLLKVIICADCRCLLEKKMQDPDCSECYCGWCGQSKDLVNCKSCKTLVCATCIKRNIGEECLSDAQTSGWQCCFCCPSLLKTLTSQLEQAISSQDLIISSSDSDSDSSDSEIDVAISSKRRRKKKIRRIIDDTELGEETRRKIAIEKERQERLMSLQVQFSAKSKMKSFATCNGRLPEGASAEVLGDASAGYIVNVVREKGEEAVRIPPSISAKLKAHQITGVRFIWENIIQSVRKVKAGDKGLGCILAHMMGLGKTFQVIAFLYTAMRSIDLGLNTALIVTPVNVLHNWRQEFMKWRPSELKPLRIFMLEDVSRDRRAELLAKWRRKGGVFLIGYSAFRNLSFGKNVKDRQIATEICHALQDGTDILVCDEAHVIKNTRADVTQALKQVKCQRRIALTGSPLQNNLMEYYCMVDFVREGFLGSSHEFRNRFQNPIEYGQHTNSTVDDVKIMNQRSHILYEELKGFVQRMDMNVVKKDLPPKTVFVIAVKLSTVQRKLYKRFLVAHGFTKDKDYNEKIGKRSFFAGYQALAQIWNHPGILQLRKDDKDYERRGDAVENFLADDSSSDENIDYNLGFGEKNVNEILPGKKDDIFRKDWWNDLLHENDYKELDYSGKMVLLLDILATSSDVGDKALVFSQSIPTLDLIELYLSRLPRHGNKGKFWKKGKDWYRLDGRTEGSERQKLVERFNDPLNKRVKCVIISTRAGSLGINLYAANRVIIVDGSWNPTYDLQAIYRAWRYGQTKPVFAYRLMAHGTMEEKIYKRQVTKEGLAARVVDRQQVHRTISKEEMLHLFEFGDDENHVLDQDSVFLNDNVTGKVEILPKHVVPLSQGSCFSDKLMESLLGKHSPRWIANFHEHETLLQENEEEKLTKEEQDMAWEVYRKSFGWEEVQRVPLNESAVDQKPAVSNTASSAPTKSILAESTAKNAFVQRKCTNLSHLLTLRSQGTKQGCTTVCGECGRELSWEEHSRDSRLR; from the exons GAACCATTATCTGATAAAGAAATAGAGGAGCTCATTGCTGAATTTTTGGAGGTTGAGAGTAAG GCTGCCGAGGCTCAAGAGGCACTTGAGAAAGAGTCTCTTGCCAAAGTGGAGAGTGAAGTTAGAAAGGAGTTGGCACAAACTCTTCATGGGGACAAT TTGGAAGCAGCTGTTGCAGAAGAAATGGATACTTTGATAGAAGAGTGGCAAGCTGAGCTTGATGAACTTGAGACTGAGAGCGCTCATTTGTTG GAACAACTTGATGGGGCTGGCATTGAGCTACCGAGCCTTTATAAGTGCATTGAAAGTCAGGCTCCTAATGGTTGCTGCACTGAAGCTTGGAAAAGACGGATACACTGGATAGGGTCTCAAGAGACTGGAGAATTTACCAAGTCAAGGGCTGATGCGGAGCAGTATCTCCAAACCCACAGACCTGTGAGAAG GCGACACGGTAAACTATTGGAGGATGGCGCTAGTGGATTTCTGCAGAAAAAACTAGCCATAGATGGAAGCAAGGATGCTGTGACAGCTGATGTTGATTACTGGGGTTCTTTCAACAAATTATTTTCTGATGGTGCAACTGCGGGTGATGCCTCGTTTGGCAGTAAGCACTGGGCTTCTGTTTATTTGGCCAGTACGCCACAGCAAGCTGCTGAGATGGGACTTAAGTTCCCTGGGGTCAATGAGGTAGAGGAGATTGATGATATTGATggcaattctggtgatccattTGTTGCAGCCGCTGTTGCAAACGAAAGAGAACTGGATCTCACtgaagaacaaaagaaaaattataggAAG gtcaaagaagaagatgatgtaaATGTTGATCGGAAGCTTCAAATTCGTTTGAAACGGAGGAGACATCGAAAGAGAAGTAAACAG GATGCTGGCCGGAAAGATTTTTGCTTAGTTGATCGGGAGATAGGAAGCAACATGGACCTGTCTTCGTCTATGCTTGACTCTTCTATCAGTATCTCAAATGGGAAAATTGATGAAGATTTGGAAACCGCTAATAACATTGACCAAGAAAGCATAACGAGTAATGGTTCTTCTCCAGTGACTAGTTCCAGTGAAGCAAGAGGCTCAAAGCGTCTGAGTGAGGATGAGGAGCTAAACATTGATAATAAGAGGAGTCGAACTGTGATTATAGATAGCGATGATGACACTCCACTGAAAGATAATTCAGACTGCAATGCGATAAAATCTGAGGACCAGTCATATGTGGAAGAGAATATCTGCATAGCTGCCACCGGTGGTCTCCCTTCACAGAGTCTGAATGATAAGCTCTACTGCACTGCTTGTAGTAAGCATGCTGTTGAAGTGTGCTCACATCCACTTCTGAAGGTGATTATTTGTGCAGATTGCAGATGCTTATTGGAAAAAAAGATGCAG GATCCTGATTGCTCTGAGTGTTATTGTGGGTGGTGTGGACAAAGCAAGGACCTAGTAAATTGTAAATCTTGCAAGACATTGGTTTGTGCGACTTGTATAAAGAGGAATATTGGAGAGGAATGCTTATCTGATGCCCAGACCTCTGGCTGGCAATGTTGTTTCTGTTGCCCAAGTCTTCTAAAGACATTGACATCGCAATTAGAGCAAGCAATAAGTTCTCAGGATTTGATAATATCTAGCTCTGATAGTGATTCAGATAGTTCAGATTCAGAGATAGATGTTGCCATAAG TTCtaagaggaggagaaagaagaaaattcgAAGGATCATTGATGATACTGAATTAGGAGAAGAAACCAGAAGGAAAATTGCAATTGAAAAG GAACGTCAAGAACGCTTGATGTCTTTGCAAGTACAATTTTCTGCCAAATCTAAGATGAAGAGCTTTGCAACTTGTAACGGGAGATTACCTGAAGGTGCCAGCGCTGAAGTGCTGGGCGATGCATCAGCTGGTTATATAGTGAATGTTGTGAGGGAAAAAGGTGAAGAAGCAGTTAGAATTCCTCCAAGCATCTCAGCGAAATTGAAGGCTCATCAG ATCACGGGTGTGAGATTTATATGGGAGAATATCATACAGTCAGTCAGAAAAGTGAAGGCTGGGGATAAGGGTCTTGGTTGCATTCTAGCTCACATGATGGGCCTTGGTAAAACTTTCCAG GTCATAGCTTTTCTGTACACTGCAATGAGAAGTATTGATTTGGGATTAAATACTGCACTTATTGTCACCCCTGTGAATGTGCTGCACAATTGGCGTCAAGAGTTCATGAAGTGGAGGCCTTCAGAACTGAAGCCCCTTCGCATCTTCATGCTAGAAGATGTGTCAAG GGATAGAAGAGCAGAATTGCTTGCAAAGTGGAGAAGGAAGGGTGGTGTTTTTTTAATTGGCTACTCGGCTTTTAGAAACTTATCCTTTGGAAAGAATGTGAAGGATAGGCAGATAGCTACAGAAATTTGTCATGCCTTGCAG GATGGAACAGATATACTTGTTTGTGATGAGGCCCATGTTATTAAGAATACCAGGGCTGATGTAACCCAAGCCTTAAAACAAGTGAAATGCCAGAGAAGGATAGCATTAACTGGATCACCACTTCAGAACAATCTCATGGAATATTACTGT ATGGTTGATTTTGTAAGGGAAGGTTTTCTTGGAAGCAGCCATGAGTTTCGGAATCG ATTCCAAAATCCCATAGAGTATGGTCAACATACTAATTCAACTGTGGATGATGTGAAAATCATGAACCAACGGTCTCATATTCTTTATGAAGAGTTGAAAGGATTTGTTCAGAGAATGGACATGAATGTGGTAAAGAAGGACTTACCACCAAAAACTGTGTTTGTAATAGCTGTGAAACTTTCAACCGTACAGAGGAAATTATACAAGAGATTTCTTGTTGCCCACGGATTCACCAAGGACAAGGATTATAATGAAAAGATAGGGAAGAGAAGTTTTTTTGCCGGTTACCAAGCCTTAGCTCAG ATATGGAACCATCCAGGGATCTTGCAACTAAGAAAAGATGACAAAGACTATGAGAGACGTGGAGATGCTGTTGAGAATTTTCTTGCAGATGACAGCTCTAGTGACGAAAACATTGATTATAATTTGGGTTTTGGAG AGAAAAATGTGAATGAGATTTTGCCAGGAAAAAAAGATGACATTTTTCGAAAG GATTGGTGGAATGATCTTCTtcatgaaaatgactataaagAGCTTGATTACAGTGGCAAAATGGTACTCCTGCTTGACATTCTAGCTACGAGTTCTGATGTGGGGGATAAGGCATTGGTATTTAGCCAGAGCATACCAACCCTTGACCTCATCGAACTTTATCTTTCAAGGCTACCTCGACATGGGAACAAAGGGAAGTTTTGGAAGAAAGGAAAAGATTGGTACAG GCTAGATGGGAGAACAGAGGGCTCAGAAAGGCAAAAGCTGGTTGAACGCTTTAATGATCCCCTGAATAAGAGGGTGAAATGTGTTATAATTTCTACTAGAGCTGGATCGTTAGGGATAAATCTCTATGCTGCTAATCGTGTAATAATAGTTGATGGTTCTTGGAATCCAACATACGATCTTCAGGCTATATATCGTGCTTGGAG GTATGGCCAAACAAAGCCAGTGTTTGCTTACAGATTGATGGCACATGGAACTATGGAAGAAAAAATTTATAAGCGTCAGGTAACGAAGGAGGGCCTGGCTGCAAGGGTTGTTGATCGACAACAGGTACATAGGACAATATCTAAGGAAGAGATGTTGCATCTTTTTGAATTTggtgatgatgagaatcatgtGCTTGACCAAGATAGTGTATTCTTGAACGACAATGTGACTGGTAAAGTGGAAATTTTGCCGAAACACGTAGTGCCTCTTTCTCAAGGAAGTTGCTTTTCTGACAAGCTCATGGAAAGTTTACTTGGCAAGCATTCTCCAAG GTGGATCgcaaatttccatgaacatgaGACCCTTTTACAAGAGAACGAAGAAGAAAAGCTCACAAAGGAGGAGCAAGACATGGCTTGGGAAGTATACCGGAAATCATTTGGATGGGAGGAAGTGCAGAGAGTTCCTCTCAATGAATCTGCAGTCGACCAAAAACCAGCTGTATCAAATACTGCCTCATCTGCACCAACGAAGAGCATCCTTGCTGAATCCACGGCGAAGAATGCTTTTGTACAGCGGAAGTGCACTAATCTTTCGCATTTGCTGACGCTAAGAAGTCAGGGCACGAAACAGGGTTGCACCACCGTGTGTGGGGAATGTGGCCGCGAGCTGAGCTGGGAGGAGCACAGTCGAGATAGCAGGCTCAGGTAA